The Staphylococcus saprophyticus subsp. saprophyticus ATCC 15305 = NCTC 7292 genome contains the following window.
TTCAAGCTACTACATGTTTGAAAAAGCAAGACGCCAACCGCTATCAATTCAAAAAGAAGAACAAAAACCAAAAACATAAGGAGTGCTTTACCATGACAGAAGGACGTAATAAAGAAGAATTAGAAGATATTACATTACTCGGTAATCAAAATAACAAATACGATTTTGATTATAGACCTGACGTTTTAGAGTCGTTTGATAATAAGCATCAGGGACGCGATTATTTTGTTAAATTCAATTGCCCTGAGTTCACATCACTCTGCCCTATTACTGGTCAACCAGATTTCGCTACAATTTATATTTCTTATATTCCAAATATCAAAATGGTTGAATCAAAATCTTTAAAACTTTATTTATTTAGTTTTAGAAATCACGGTGATTTCCACGAAGACTGCATGAACATCATAATGAATGATTTAATCGAACTCATGGACCCTCATTATATTGAAGTTTGGGGCAAGTTCACACCACGTGGTGGCATCTCAATTGATCCATATACCAATTATGGCCGTCCAGATTCTAAATATGAAAAAATGGCAGAACATCGTTTAATGAATCATGATCTTTATCCTGAAAAAATAGATAATCGTTAAGATTTCTTCATTATAATAACTACCCACAAGATCTTAAAGTATCTTGCAGGTAGTTTATTTTTATATTATTTCATTTTTTATTAAATTGATTCCAAACTTAATTTTGCGCTATTGATATATACACTTGTTATTTTTGTAAAAACATTATAAAATAAATCCAACCATTTAGGGGGAGGGAAATTATGAAAAAAATTAATTATACACACGAAGAAATTATGGAAAGTACTCCAAGAACCGGTTTCTTCGGCCATCCAAAAGGACTAAGTACATTATTCTTCACTGAATTTTGGGAGAGGTTCAGTTACTATGGGATGAAAGCGATACTCATATACTATCTTTACTATAGTGTTGCTGAGGGTGGTTTCGGTCTAAGTCAAGCAGTTGCAATGCAAATTGTTGCTATCTACGGTACATTAATCTACATGTCAGGTGTCATCGGTGGTTGGATTGCCGACAGGATTACCGGCACCCAGAATGCCGTCTTTTATGGTGGCTTCTTGATTATGATAGGTCATATCTTACTTTCACTACCAAATAACTTAACGTTAGTCATGGTAGCACTCGCAGTCATTATTGCTGGTACCGGTTTATTAAAACCAAATATCTCAACGACCGTTGGTGAATTATATGATCGTAACGATGTCCGTCGTGATGCTGCATTCACATTATTTTACATGGGTATTAACTTAGGTAGTTTGACTGCACCGTTATTAACGGGTTACTTACAAACTAGAATTAGTTTCCATGCTGGCTTCTTAGCTGCTGCAATTGGCATGTTCTGTGGTTTAGTCGTTTACGCAATTAAACGTAAGAAAAACTTAGGATTAGCTGGTCGTAATGTTCCTAATCCACTAACTAAGCCTGAACTTAAAAAATTCGGTTTGATATCTGGTGGTATCATTCTATTATTCTTAATTTACTTACTTATCCTGCAATTAAATAATGCTTTAACTTTAGAAAATTTCAGTTTCTTAATTACTATTTTAGGTATCGTATTACCGATTTACATCTTTATTAATATGATTGCGAGTAAAGATGTAACGAAAGATGAACGTTCACGTGTTTACAGTTACATACCTTTATATATCACATCTGTTGCCTTTTGGATGATTCAAGAACAAGGCTCAACGATTTTAGCAACATTCGCAGATAAAAAGACACAATTAGAAATGTCAGTGCTTACAAATGGTTTAATTGACTTTTCAATACCATCAGCTTGGGCACAGTCACTCAACCCAATCTTTATCGTGGTACTTGCACCAATATTTGCAACACTTTGGATGAAATTAGGTAAACACAATCCACCTACCGTTTATAAATTTGCTATCGGTGTAATCGTTGCTGGTTTGTCTTACTTAGTTATGATTATTCCTTTAGCTACAGGCGTTGAATTAATAAATCCATTATGGCTTGTACTCAGTTTCTTATTAATTACAATTGGTGAACTTTGTATATCACCTGTTGGTTTGTCTACAACGACTAAATTAGCACCTGTGACATTTACAGCACGTATGATGAGTTTGTGGATGTTAAGTAATGCTACTGCACAAGGACTTAACGCACAACTTGTTGTTGTCTATACAAAAATAAATCAAAGTGACTATTTTATGTATTCAGGTTTATTTGCAGTCGTTATCGGTATACTTCTATTAATCATTTCACCTAAAGTAAAACGTGCCATGAAAGGCGTATACTAATCGTTCATATTACTATTTAAAATCAACTTATGATTTTAAATGAATTAATATTGCTCATCCAAGCTTATAAAGCTGGGTGAGCAGTTTTTTTATTTCCTAATAGTTTTTTTATTATAAGGACATTGAGTACAAACATACCCCTCTTCACATTCATTACTGATGCAAAGCAAGCTATATATTATTCATTTTATAATTACATCTAATTATCATCATTTAAATGAGGAAATTAAATGGTATAAAATTGATTGCATAAAATAACAGAATATTCTCAATATTCTTATTTTGAGAATATTATTGCAATTTAATTTAATAAAGCGTAAAATTTTTTTTATATATTTTTATTGGGAGTAAGAAAGGACGGGAATGTTTTATGCAAGACAAATACATAGCGCAAGACTCAGCAGTAGAATCAATTCCTCAAAAAGGATTTTTTGGACATCCTAAAGGACTAGGGGTGCTATTCTTTGTAGAATTTTGGGAAAGATTTAGCTACTATGGTATGCGCGCTTTACTTATCTTTTATATGTATTTCGCTATAAAAGATGGCGGACTAGGTATGGATAAAGGTACCGCACAGTCAGTTATGGCTGTTTACGGTGCACTAATATATATGACATCGGTACTTGGTGGTTGGATTTCGGATAGAATTACGGGTACACGTGCTGCTACTTTCTATGGTGGTGTACTCATTATTATCGGGCATATTTTCTTAAGTTTACCATTAGATATTGTCGGATTATTTATCTCAATGTTCTTCATTATCGTTGGATCTGGTTTAATGAAACCAAGTATTTCTAATATCGTTGGTCGATTATACCCAGAAAATGATACACGTATTGATGCAGGCTTTGTTATTTTCTATATGTCTGTCAATCTAGGTGGACTTATTTCACCATTGATTCTAAATCAGTTCGTAAATACTGGTAATTTCCATGCTGGTTTCTTAATTGCAGCTGTAGGTATGGCGCTTGGTTTAGCTTGGTACATGATATTTAACAAGAAAAATATCGGTAATGTAGGTACAAAACCAACGAATCCATTAAACCAAAGCGAAAAGAAAAAATATGCATTGATATTTATCGTGGCTATTTTAATTATTGCTGCAGTGCTTGTTATTACAGCATTAACTGGTACATTATCATTTAATATCGTTAGTACAACTGTATTGATACTTGGTGTAGCATTACCAATTATCTATTTCACAATTATGATTCGTAGTAAAGATGTTACTGATGATGAACGCTCACGTGTTATTTCATTTATACCACTTTTCCTTTTAGGTGTTGTATTCTGGTCTATTCAAGAACAAGGTGCCAACGTACTTAACCTATTTGCCTTTGAAAGTAGTGATATGAAATTAAACCTCTTTGGTTGGAAGACAGATTTCGGTCCAGCACTATTCCAATCCATTAACCCATTATTCATCGTGTTATTAGCACCTGTTATCTCACTGATATGGGCAAAAATGGCACGACGTCAACCAAGTTTAGCAACTAAATTTGTACTCGGTGCGTCACTAGCTGGTGCTTCTTACATTATGATTGGTTTAATTGGTCACACATCTGGTAATAATTTAAGTGTTAACTGGGTTATTCTTTCCTACATTATTTGTGTTATTGGTGAATTATGTTTATCTCCTACAGGTAACAGTGCAGCAGTTAAATTAGCACCAAAAGCATTTAACACACAAATGATGAGTTTATGGTTATTAACGAATGCATGTGCGCAAGCAATTAACGGTACCTTAGTTAAATTGATTGAACCGCTTGGCCATAAAAATTACTTCCTACTTTTAGGTGGTATTGCAATCGTAGTCAGCCTTGTTATTCTTGCTTTCGTACCAAAAATTGTCAAAGGCATGCGCGGTATTAAATAGTTTCTACAATTTCAAAAAACTATTTATTCTGATGATTTTCATTTTAAAAACATCTGGGTCATACGTACCCATGTTCAAAAAGAGGACTTCCATAAATGGATGAGTCCTCTTTTTTTAAAGATTTACGATTTTGAATGTCCTTATTGGTCTATGGTTTATGGCTCGAGCTTGAAATCTCTCACTCATACAATGATCCTAGGTATCAACCATTGATACAACATAGATTAAAGTAAGAAAGCCCCTTTTCACCTCTATGTGACACTTATATAGAGATATTTTTTATTGAATGGCTGATTTGCGGCCCTATATATGGAAATTTTTATCACCATACTCAAATACAATTCGCAGATAAACTTGATTAATACATGAATCCCTACATACATATATACGACATTAAACATATTTTTAACTAAAAACGGGTACACTGATATAGATACAAATCTAAAATCAAAGAAATATGGTGAGCACCTTGACTAAAAAACAATTTAAACATGGCGTATTATTTTACCATGAACATACCGGGATTAAAGACATCTATAGAGGTCTAGGAGATGTCGCAACATCCTTAACTACATTTTGTAGACATTTATCAATACAACTCAGTGAAAATGAAGGAGATATTATTACCTTCTGCCAAAAAATTAAAGATAAACGTTACAGTGATGATGTTGATATTATCTTTATTTTAGGCGGCGATGGTACGGTCAATGAGTTAGTTAATGGCATTATGAAGAGTGAATTAAATCTTCCTATTGGTATCATTCCAGGAGGCACATTTAATGATTTTGTAAAAACTTTAAATCTTAATCCACGTCATAAAATGGCCAGTCAACAACTGATGAATGCGGAATTAAGACCTTACGATGTCATGAAGATAAATGATGAATATGCACTCAACTTTGTTGGACTTGGATTAATTGTTCAAAATGCTGAAAATGTACAAAATGGTAATAAAGATATCTTTGGTAAGTTAAGTTATGTAGGTTCTACAGTTAAAACGTTACTTAATCCAGAGCATTTTGATTATAAAATTTCAGTTGATAATCAAACCGTAGACGGTAATACTTCAATGCTCGTCGTAGCCAATGGACCTTTTATAGGTGGAAGTCGTATTCCATTAACCGATTTATCACCTAATGATGGTTATTTAAATACGTTCATCTTCAAAGAACAAAGTTCAAGTGTTTTAAATGATGTATTTAAACAACGTGATAGCATGAATTGGAACAAAATGACAGAAGGCATTAAACATTTACCGGCAAAAAAAATAACGATTGAAACAGATCCACAAATGAAGGTGGATATTGATGGAGAAATTAATCTAAAAACACCTTTAGAAATTGAAGTTATCCCAAATGCTATTCAAATCTTGACATTGCCTGAAGCACAAGCAACGAACCAACCAGAAAGTGAATAAATGATATAGTGATATGAGATGACTTCACTTACAGTACTCTCTAACTTATAAAATAATGGATTAATTTCATAGCAATAAACAAAAACGAGTCTGGGACATAAATAGATGTCTCAGACTCGTTTCTTATTAAACTAAATGATTTATGTCTCTACCCAATTTTATGACAATGTTTAGATATGATATGCACTATCACCTAGGAAATATTGTTCTACCTCTTTCCAGTTATTAACACGTGTAAATCTATCATCATTAATATTATGTGTAGCCGTATATATAATTGGTGTACCCTTGAAAATACTTAGTTGTCTTGGGTTATCATCAATTAAATAATCTGCATGTACAATATCTTTTCTACCACAAAATACAAAATGCTGTGGATCTAAGAATGGGAAGTACTCTCTTAACCACGCGTATTTATCATGAAATGACGTTGGAACGTCCATTGCTGCAGTTGCGATAAACACATCATAGTGTTCTGTTAATTTTTTAACAACATCTTGCGCATCTGACATCACTTTTAATTTCTTAAAAAAGCCAGGCTCCCTTAAAATTTCAGTTAACAAACCATCATGCTCTGGCATGGCATGTCTCAACTTAATGCCATCTAACATATCAATCGTAATCCCTAAGTCTGTACGTTGATTGACATCTTCAATCAATGCACCTACAGTATCTGCAAGCACTTCGTCCATATCAATCGCAATCTTCTTTTTTGTCATGTCTCACTCTACTCCCTTTTCAATTCATAATCTAAAATAAATAGCACACGATACATCGTCATATAGGCTAAATCTAATAGTTAATATTTATTTAAGTATAGCAAAAACGTTCAACGAAACCAAAATTGCAATAAAATTACAAATTTAGTAACGTAGAACGTTTCGTTCATACACCTTTTATAAAGTAAACTGCGCTAATACTTCACGCATTTTTGCATTTTGTTCTGGGAAACCGATCGTAATTCTTACGCCATTCGGAAATTCTCTTGTTATGCATCCCACATTGAGTAATGCTTCATATAATTCATGTGGTTTGTCCGTCTTAACAAAGACAAAATTAGTTTGGCTTGGGTAAAAGTGATCACTTTGTGATAATTCAAAGAATTTTTCTCTTTCCTCTGCATTACGTTCACGGATAGAAGCTAAGTATTCTTGATCTTCCAACGCAGCTAATGCAGCATATTCAGATAAACGTCCTACGTTAAATGGTGGACGTATGATATTATACTTTTCAATGGCTTCTTTTGCTGCAATTACATAACCAATACGCATGCCTGCTAAGCCATATGCTTTTGAAAATGTACGCAATAAAAATGCGTTTTCAAATTCTTGTTGTAAAGCTAAAGTATCTGGAAAATCTTTGGCTGTAGCGAATTCTACGTATGCTTCATCTACAATCACTGGAATATGACTTGGTACACGTTCCAAGAAATTGCGAAGCGCATCATGTGTAAAATATCTACCAGTCGGATTATTTGGATTACATAACCATACCAGTTTAGTATCATTATCTATTTCTGATAAGATGCCATCCAAATCAAATTCACCGTTTTGTAATGGAACTTGCACCACATTTGCAGATTCTACAATTGCGTTATGATAATATTGGCCAAATGTCATCTCGCTCGTCACAATTTTATCACCAGGCGTCAATACTGCTCTCGAAATCATTAAAATGACTTCATCTAAACCTGCACCAAATAAAATGCGTGCTGGGTCTATATTTAAATGTTTGCTAATTGCCTCTTTGATTAATGGAGAACCTGTTTCTGGATAATATTGCAATTCATCTAAATGTGCTTGAATTGCTTCTTTAACTTTTGGTGACGGACCATATAAATTCTCATTCGATGCTAATTTATGTAATTCGCCTTTAATACCATAATTTTCTTTTAATGCTCTAGGTGATAACCCAGGTTCATATGCTGATAATTGCTCTATTTGTTTCTTCATTGTTGTATCGGTCCTCCTTGAATTTACAGAAATTTCAAAACTTAATAACCATTATAAACCCAATGTTCAACGAAAATCAATGCATCCTTATCATCAAATTAAGTTTAAAATATGAGGCCAGTACATCATTAGATGTCTCAGCCTCATATTTTTGTATACTAATGTTTTATTAAATTGTGTTTTTCTAAATAATCTTTTGCCACTTGATATGGATCTTTATTCTTAACGGTTACATCATAATTCATCTGTTGCATATCTTCATCTGAAATTTTACCTTCTAATTTATTCAGTGGTTTTTTAATTTCTGGATGTTCTTTTAAGTATGATTCCTTAAACATAGGTGCCCCTTGATAAGGTGGGAAGACATGTTTATCATCTTCTAATACAACCATATCATATTCTTTAAGTTCAGCATCTGTTGAATAAGCATCAATCAAATTAATGTCTCCATTTTCAATTGCTTGATAACGTAATTTAGGCTCCATTGTTTTCACGTCACCTAAATCAAGGTCATATGCTTTTTTAACGGCAGGATAACCATCGCCACGATCATTAAATTCTAAAGTAAAGCCAGGTTTAATCTGATCACTTACTTTATTTAAATCACCAATCGTCTTAATATGATGTGCTTCTGCAAAGTCTCTTTTAACTGCTAAAGCATACGTATTGTTGTATTTCATTGGTTTCAGCATTGTCATATCAAATTTATCTTCCAGACTAGATTTTGCTTGTTGATAGACTTGCGCTTCTTTTTTAGATTTTAAATCCTCTTTTGTTAGTTCACCTAGTACCGTACCTGTAAACTCTAAATAGCCATCAATGTCATCCGATTTTAATGCATTAAATAAGAATGATGTTTTTCCCATACCGTCTTTAACTTCTACAGTATCCTCGGTATCTTGTTCAATTAAAATCTTATACATATTCGTAATCACGGATGGCTCAGAACCTAATTTACCTGCTAGAGTCACTTTGTCACCCTTTTGACCTAGCATAGGCGCAATAATCACTAATAATAAAATAATTACAATGACGCCAAGCGAAATAAGTAATTTTTTATATGACATGTTTTGCATATATCTTAAAACTAAATCAAATAGTATAGCTAATAATGCTGCTGGAATGGCACCAATTAGTATTAATGAAGTATCATTTCGGTCGATACCTAACAAGATAAGATCACCTAAACCACCAGCACCTATTAATGCTGCAAGTGTAGCAGTCCCAATAATTAAAACCATCGCTGTTCTAATACCAGCCATAATAACAGGCATAGCAATAGGTAATTCGACTTTCGAAAGACGTCGTCCAGGTTTCATACCTATCCCTTTTGCCGCTTCCACTAGTGATGGATCCACTTCGTTTATACCTGTATATGTATTTCTTAAAATAGGTAATAATGCATATACAACTAACGCAATCACCGCTGGTACTTTACCAATACCGAACAACGGGATCATAAGACCTAATAAAGCAAGAGAAGGTATTGTTTGTAACACTGCAGCAATATTCATAATAACTTCAGACAATTTACGTGTCTTTGTTAAGGCAATACCTAATGGTACACCTATTAAAGCCGCAATCAACAGAGCAATAAATGAAATTTGAATATGTTCAAATATCGTGGTTAATAATTCTCCCCTACGTTGAATGAGTGTATCTATGAAGGCATTCATTCATGATGACCTCCTTTACGTTCCGATAATATTTCAAAAATGTCCTGACGACTTAACACGTGTTGCGTAGCATTTGTAATATCTTGAACGATAATTGCTTCATGACTTGCTAACGCTGAATAGATATCTTTCACGTATTTGTCACTATCGATAACAGGATAACCTGCTTTCACATCTTGCTCATGGATAGGAAGTCCATCAATGATTTCTGATAATTTTAAATCATTAACCGTACGTTGTAATTGATTTCCCATAAATTGTTTCACAAAGTCATTTTTAGGATGATTGATGAATCCTTCTGGCGTATCAATTTGTTCTACATGACCTTTATTTAACAAACAAATTCTATCTCCCAATTTCATTGCTTCTTGAATATCATGTGTCACAAAAATAATCGTTTTCTTGATTTGTTGTTGAAGTTCTAATAAATCATCTTGTAATTTCTCTCGACTAATGGGATCTAACGCACTAAATGGCTCATCCATTAAGATAACTGGTGGATCGGCTGCTAATGCTCGAACAACGCCTACACGTTGTTGTTGACCACCAGATAGCTCATCAGGTTTTCTATTTTTATATGTTTCTGGTTCTAAACCAACCATATCCATGAGTTCTTCAACACGCTGATTCGTTGTTTGTTCATTCCATTTTTTCATCTGTGGTACTTGCGCAATGTTTTCTTTAATTGTCATATGTGGAAATAAAGCAATTTGTTGCAACACATACCCAATATCCCATCTCATTTCATAAACAGGATAGTCACTTATCGGCTTATCATTAAAATAGATGTAACCTTCTGAAAGTGAGATTAATCTATTAATCATCTTTAAAGTTGTCGTCTTACCGCAACCAGATGGCCCAATCAATA
Protein-coding sequences here:
- the queF gene encoding preQ(1) synthase — protein: MTEGRNKEELEDITLLGNQNNKYDFDYRPDVLESFDNKHQGRDYFVKFNCPEFTSLCPITGQPDFATIYISYIPNIKMVESKSLKLYLFSFRNHGDFHEDCMNIIMNDLIELMDPHYIEVWGKFTPRGGISIDPYTNYGRPDSKYEKMAEHRLMNHDLYPEKIDNR
- a CDS encoding peptide MFS transporter; translation: MKKINYTHEEIMESTPRTGFFGHPKGLSTLFFTEFWERFSYYGMKAILIYYLYYSVAEGGFGLSQAVAMQIVAIYGTLIYMSGVIGGWIADRITGTQNAVFYGGFLIMIGHILLSLPNNLTLVMVALAVIIAGTGLLKPNISTTVGELYDRNDVRRDAAFTLFYMGINLGSLTAPLLTGYLQTRISFHAGFLAAAIGMFCGLVVYAIKRKKNLGLAGRNVPNPLTKPELKKFGLISGGIILLFLIYLLILQLNNALTLENFSFLITILGIVLPIYIFINMIASKDVTKDERSRVYSYIPLYITSVAFWMIQEQGSTILATFADKKTQLEMSVLTNGLIDFSIPSAWAQSLNPIFIVVLAPIFATLWMKLGKHNPPTVYKFAIGVIVAGLSYLVMIIPLATGVELINPLWLVLSFLLITIGELCISPVGLSTTTKLAPVTFTARMMSLWMLSNATAQGLNAQLVVVYTKINQSDYFMYSGLFAVVIGILLLIISPKVKRAMKGVY
- a CDS encoding peptide MFS transporter, coding for MQDKYIAQDSAVESIPQKGFFGHPKGLGVLFFVEFWERFSYYGMRALLIFYMYFAIKDGGLGMDKGTAQSVMAVYGALIYMTSVLGGWISDRITGTRAATFYGGVLIIIGHIFLSLPLDIVGLFISMFFIIVGSGLMKPSISNIVGRLYPENDTRIDAGFVIFYMSVNLGGLISPLILNQFVNTGNFHAGFLIAAVGMALGLAWYMIFNKKNIGNVGTKPTNPLNQSEKKKYALIFIVAILIIAAVLVITALTGTLSFNIVSTTVLILGVALPIIYFTIMIRSKDVTDDERSRVISFIPLFLLGVVFWSIQEQGANVLNLFAFESSDMKLNLFGWKTDFGPALFQSINPLFIVLLAPVISLIWAKMARRQPSLATKFVLGASLAGASYIMIGLIGHTSGNNLSVNWVILSYIICVIGELCLSPTGNSAAVKLAPKAFNTQMMSLWLLTNACAQAINGTLVKLIEPLGHKNYFLLLGGIAIVVSLVILAFVPKIVKGMRGIK
- a CDS encoding diacylglycerol/lipid kinase family protein; translated protein: MVSTLTKKQFKHGVLFYHEHTGIKDIYRGLGDVATSLTTFCRHLSIQLSENEGDIITFCQKIKDKRYSDDVDIIFILGGDGTVNELVNGIMKSELNLPIGIIPGGTFNDFVKTLNLNPRHKMASQQLMNAELRPYDVMKINDEYALNFVGLGLIVQNAENVQNGNKDIFGKLSYVGSTVKTLLNPEHFDYKISVDNQTVDGNTSMLVVANGPFIGGSRIPLTDLSPNDGYLNTFIFKEQSSSVLNDVFKQRDSMNWNKMTEGIKHLPAKKITIETDPQMKVDIDGEINLKTPLEIEVIPNAIQILTLPEAQATNQPESE
- a CDS encoding 5' nucleotidase, NT5C type, whose protein sequence is MTKKKIAIDMDEVLADTVGALIEDVNQRTDLGITIDMLDGIKLRHAMPEHDGLLTEILREPGFFKKLKVMSDAQDVVKKLTEHYDVFIATAAMDVPTSFHDKYAWLREYFPFLDPQHFVFCGRKDIVHADYLIDDNPRQLSIFKGTPIIYTATHNINDDRFTRVNNWKEVEQYFLGDSAYHI
- the hisC gene encoding histidinol-phosphate transaminase, which codes for MKKQIEQLSAYEPGLSPRALKENYGIKGELHKLASNENLYGPSPKVKEAIQAHLDELQYYPETGSPLIKEAISKHLNIDPARILFGAGLDEVILMISRAVLTPGDKIVTSEMTFGQYYHNAIVESANVVQVPLQNGEFDLDGILSEIDNDTKLVWLCNPNNPTGRYFTHDALRNFLERVPSHIPVIVDEAYVEFATAKDFPDTLALQQEFENAFLLRTFSKAYGLAGMRIGYVIAAKEAIEKYNIIRPPFNVGRLSEYAALAALEDQEYLASIRERNAEEREKFFELSQSDHFYPSQTNFVFVKTDKPHELYEALLNVGCITREFPNGVRITIGFPEQNAKMREVLAQFTL
- a CDS encoding ABC transporter permease/substrate-binding protein; protein product: MNAFIDTLIQRRGELLTTIFEHIQISFIALLIAALIGVPLGIALTKTRKLSEVIMNIAAVLQTIPSLALLGLMIPLFGIGKVPAVIALVVYALLPILRNTYTGINEVDPSLVEAAKGIGMKPGRRLSKVELPIAMPVIMAGIRTAMVLIIGTATLAALIGAGGLGDLILLGIDRNDTSLILIGAIPAALLAILFDLVLRYMQNMSYKKLLISLGVIVIILLLVIIAPMLGQKGDKVTLAGKLGSEPSVITNMYKILIEQDTEDTVEVKDGMGKTSFLFNALKSDDIDGYLEFTGTVLGELTKEDLKSKKEAQVYQQAKSSLEDKFDMTMLKPMKYNNTYALAVKRDFAEAHHIKTIGDLNKVSDQIKPGFTLEFNDRGDGYPAVKKAYDLDLGDVKTMEPKLRYQAIENGDINLIDAYSTDAELKEYDMVVLEDDKHVFPPYQGAPMFKESYLKEHPEIKKPLNKLEGKISDEDMQQMNYDVTVKNKDPYQVAKDYLEKHNLIKH
- a CDS encoding ABC transporter ATP-binding protein, with product MIEFKNVVKRYGDKTAVDDISFNIQKGEFFVLIGPSGCGKTTTLKMINRLISLSEGYIYFNDKPISDYPVYEMRWDIGYVLQQIALFPHMTIKENIAQVPQMKKWNEQTTNQRVEELMDMVGLEPETYKNRKPDELSGGQQQRVGVVRALAADPPVILMDEPFSALDPISREKLQDDLLELQQQIKKTIIFVTHDIQEAMKLGDRICLLNKGHVEQIDTPEGFINHPKNDFVKQFMGNQLQRTVNDLKLSEIIDGLPIHEQDVKAGYPVIDSDKYVKDIYSALASHEAIIVQDITNATQHVLSRQDIFEILSERKGGHHE